A stretch of Triticum aestivum cultivar Chinese Spring chromosome 1D, IWGSC CS RefSeq v2.1, whole genome shotgun sequence DNA encodes these proteins:
- the LOC123163134 gene encoding uncharacterized protein, with amino-acid sequence MTMSDTVVIINSLIGKTRANQCPALRKGLQAATPSADGIESVMFTYRFMEDQSTVFTDVQRSEASPCTGGCASTHTVDSAVNAPWIHEGPTADYCVRTGYREVHAAGVCPEAQLMAGSNSVIYLTNDEGPVVRLLRWVAGLCGGSDLAVHGCPEGQLMAGNSTIYQNGLVQWLLR; translated from the exons ATGACCATGAGcgacaccgtcgtcatcatcaactctCTCATCGGCAAGACCCGCGCCAACCAATGCCCTGCACTCCGCAAG GGGCTGCAGGCAGCCACACCGTCGGCAGACGGGATTGAGAGCGTGATGTTCACGTACAGGTTCATGGAGGACCAGTCCACTGTGTTCACCGACGTGCAGAGAAGCGAGGCCAGCCCGTGCACTGGCGGCTGCGCATCCACCCATACGGTAGACAGTGCAGTGAACGCGCCATGGATACACGAGGGACCGACCGCCGACTACTGCGTGCGCACGGGCTATCGAGAAGTCCATGCCGCCGGCGTGTGCCCAGAAGCGCAGCTCATGGCCGGTAGTAACTCTGTTATCTACCTTACTAATGACGAAGGCCCAGTCGTGCGGCTCCTTCGATGGGTTGCTGGTCTATGCGGGGGCAGCGACCTCGCCGTCCATGGTTGCCCCGAAGGGCAACTCATGGCCGGTAACTCTACTATCTACCAGAATGGCCTGGTCCAGTGGCTCCTCCGGTAG
- the LOC123163135 gene encoding uncharacterized protein isoform X1, whose protein sequence is MGIHPGLRRQLVAKQLESPDCRRSTIDGHTTAPILLITVVVDNAFRATSAIQWHSFCQGPMTGMSPADGIKGLTSTYYYYVDDRACYDRDCAAKFTGAQGGEAGPTVGGHACTAKERAVRHRSQGLSSGQRADTAARHDEVNVLRKDERQTACGCARREPKCQRRRRGRGAPPMVRPDIGGRILVDCWYMRGQGPCHVPRSLNLYSWPITLLSTSMAKVQSGSLEERAH, encoded by the exons ATGGGGATTCACCCCGGGCTGCGGCGGCAGCTAGTAGCAAAGCAGCTGGAGTCACCGGACTGCCGCCGGTCAACCATCGACGGCCACACTACCGCCCCAATCTTGCTCATCACCGTCGTGGTCGACAACGCTTTCCGCGCCACGAGCGCCATCCAATGGCACAGCTTCTGCCAG GGGCCGATGACTGGCATGTCGCCGGCGGACGGTATCAAGGGCTTGACGTCCACGTACTACTATTATGTGGATGATCGCGCATGCTATGACCGAGACTGCGCTGCAAAGTTCACCGGCGCCCAGGGAGGTGAGGCCGGTCCGACCGTCGGCGGCCACGCTTGCACCGCCAAGGAACGTGCTGTCCGCCACAGAAGTCAGGGGCTGTCCTCCGGCCAACGAGCGGACACCGCCGCCAGACATGATGAAGTCAACGTGCTGCGGAAAGACGAGAGACAGACCGCCTGCGGTTGTGCACGCCGCGAACCAAAATGTCAG AGAAGAAGGCGCGGTCGAGGAGCTCCTCCGATGGTCCGGCCTGACATTGGAGGCCGTATCCTCGTGGATTGCTGGTATATGCGGGGGCAGGGACCATGCCACGTGCCCAGATCCCTGAATCTCTACTCTTGGCCCATAACCCTGTTATCTACCTCAATGGCGAAGGTCCAGTCGGGGAGCCTTGAGGAGAGGGCACATTAA
- the LOC123163135 gene encoding uncharacterized protein isoform X2, whose product MGIHPGLRRQLVAKQLESPDCRRSTIDGHTTAPILLITVVVDNAFRATSAIQWHSFCQGPMTGMSPADGIKGLTSTYYYYVDDRACYDRDCAAKFTGAQGGEAGPTVGGHACTAKERAVRHRSQGLSSGQRADTAARHDEVNVLRKDERQTACGCARREPKCQVHSLGQGPYACTTAQLMANCPIIREEGAVEELLRWSGLTLEAVSSWIAGICGGRDHATCPDP is encoded by the exons ATGGGGATTCACCCCGGGCTGCGGCGGCAGCTAGTAGCAAAGCAGCTGGAGTCACCGGACTGCCGCCGGTCAACCATCGACGGCCACACTACCGCCCCAATCTTGCTCATCACCGTCGTGGTCGACAACGCTTTCCGCGCCACGAGCGCCATCCAATGGCACAGCTTCTGCCAG GGGCCGATGACTGGCATGTCGCCGGCGGACGGTATCAAGGGCTTGACGTCCACGTACTACTATTATGTGGATGATCGCGCATGCTATGACCGAGACTGCGCTGCAAAGTTCACCGGCGCCCAGGGAGGTGAGGCCGGTCCGACCGTCGGCGGCCACGCTTGCACCGCCAAGGAACGTGCTGTCCGCCACAGAAGTCAGGGGCTGTCCTCCGGCCAACGAGCGGACACCGCCGCCAGACATGATGAAGTCAACGTGCTGCGGAAAGACGAGAGACAGACCGCCTGCGGTTGTGCACGCCGCGAACCAAAATGTCAGGTACATTCTCTTGGTCAGGGGCCATATGCGTGCACCACAGCGCAACTCATGGCCAACTGTCCTATCATCAGAGAAGAAGGCGCGGTCGAGGAGCTCCTCCGATGGTCCGGCCTGACATTGGAGGCCGTATCCTCGTGGATTGCTGGTATATGCGGGGGCAGGGACCATGCCACGTGCCCAGATCCCTGA